A stretch of Roseibium porphyridii DNA encodes these proteins:
- the gltA gene encoding citrate synthase — MADNNAKLNVGGNSHDFGVLDGSIGPSVVNIASLYKDTGMFTYDPGFTSTASCESKITYIDGDEGTLLYRGYPIEQLADHGDFLESCYLLLYGELPTKAQKDDFVQRVTYHTMIHEQMNRFFSGFRRDAHPMAIMVGTVGALSAFYHDSTDITDPHQRMVASLRMIAKMPTIAAMAHKYHVGQPFVYPRNDLGYSANFLHMCFAVPCEEYKVNPVLARAMDRIFILHADHEQNASTSTVRLAGSSGANPFACIAAGIACLWGPAHGGANEAALNMLSEIGSVDRIPEFVARAKDKNDPFRLMGFGHRVYKNYDPRARIMQKTTHEVLGELGIKDDPLLDVAMELEKIALNDEYFVEKKLYPNIDFYSGITLRALGFPTNMFTVLFALARTVGWIAQWKEMVEDPSQRIGRPRQLYTGATKRDYLPIDQRR, encoded by the coding sequence ATGGCCGACAACAACGCCAAGCTCAACGTCGGTGGCAATAGCCACGATTTCGGCGTCCTTGACGGATCCATCGGGCCGTCGGTAGTGAACATCGCGTCCTTGTACAAGGACACAGGCATGTTCACCTACGACCCGGGCTTCACTTCAACCGCATCTTGCGAGTCAAAAATCACCTATATCGACGGTGATGAAGGCACGTTGCTCTACCGGGGCTATCCGATCGAGCAGCTCGCTGACCACGGCGACTTTCTGGAGTCCTGCTATCTTCTGCTCTACGGCGAACTGCCGACAAAGGCACAGAAGGATGACTTCGTTCAACGTGTGACCTACCACACGATGATCCATGAACAGATGAACCGCTTTTTCTCAGGTTTCCGCCGTGACGCGCACCCCATGGCAATCATGGTTGGAACCGTCGGTGCATTGTCAGCGTTTTATCACGACTCTACAGACATCACCGATCCGCACCAGCGCATGGTGGCCTCTTTGCGCATGATCGCCAAGATGCCGACAATTGCGGCAATGGCCCACAAATACCACGTGGGACAACCATTTGTTTATCCGCGTAACGATCTCGGATATTCGGCAAACTTCCTGCATATGTGCTTCGCCGTGCCTTGTGAAGAATACAAGGTGAACCCGGTTCTTGCCCGGGCAATGGACCGGATCTTTATCCTTCACGCGGATCATGAGCAGAACGCATCGACTTCAACCGTGCGCCTCGCCGGGTCTTCAGGTGCCAATCCGTTTGCGTGTATTGCTGCAGGTATTGCCTGCCTTTGGGGCCCTGCCCACGGTGGCGCGAATGAGGCCGCGCTCAACATGCTTTCCGAAATCGGATCCGTTGACCGTATTCCCGAATTCGTGGCGCGCGCGAAAGACAAAAATGATCCATTCCGACTGATGGGCTTTGGTCACCGTGTCTACAAGAACTATGATCCACGGGCACGGATCATGCAGAAGACAACCCATGAAGTTCTCGGCGAATTGGGCATCAAGGACGACCCGCTGCTCGATGTAGCCATGGAACTGGAAAAAATCGCGTTGAACGACGAATACTTCGTCGAAAAGAAGCTCTATCCGAATATCGATTTCTATTCCGGAATTACGCTTCGCGCGCTCGGCTTCCCGACAAACATGTTCACGGTGCTCTTTGCGCTTGCGCGCACCGTTGGCTGGATCGCCCAGTGGAAGGAAATGGTGGAAGACCCGTCCCAGCGAATTGGCCGTCCGCGTCAGCTCTATACGGGCGCAACTAAACGCGATTACCTGCCAATCGATCAACGTCGTTAA
- the gltX gene encoding glutamate--tRNA ligase, which produces MAQDIVTRFAPSPTGFLHIGGARTALFNWLFAKHFGGKMLLRIEDTDRARSTDEAVDALIDGLRWLGLDWDGDPISQFSRVGRHGEVVEQMIENGTAYRCYCSPEEVDAMREKARAEGRPPRYDGTWRDRDPSEAPKDIAPVIRLKAPQSGETVVEDLVQGRVVIPNKDLDDFVIMRSDGTPTYMLAVVVDDHDMGITHIIRGVDHLTNAARQTLIFQALDWAVPAMAHIPLIHGPDGAKLSKRHGATGAEAYRAMGYLPQAMRNYLARLGWSHGDEEIMSLDDMIKWFGLDAVGQSAARFDFKKLENLNGHYMRATPDQELLEHWKTYLQHAEDGASVLHWLASSNNESVALAALPGLKERAKTLVELTSSASYLWRQRPLDLDEKALKILSDEAKTILKDLHGVLMEAGDWSAEPLETSVKAYAERKELKLGKVAQPLRAALTGRGTSPGIYDVLVALGREESLARIQDQAV; this is translated from the coding sequence ATGGCACAAGACATCGTCACGCGTTTTGCTCCTTCACCAACCGGCTTTCTACACATCGGCGGCGCTCGCACGGCGTTGTTCAACTGGCTGTTTGCCAAGCATTTTGGCGGAAAGATGCTGCTACGCATCGAGGATACCGACCGAGCCCGTTCCACGGATGAAGCCGTTGATGCCTTGATTGACGGTCTTAGATGGTTGGGCCTCGACTGGGATGGAGATCCTATTTCGCAGTTTTCACGGGTTGGCCGTCACGGTGAAGTCGTTGAGCAGATGATCGAGAACGGTACAGCCTATCGCTGCTATTGCTCTCCAGAAGAAGTTGATGCCATGCGGGAAAAAGCGCGGGCTGAAGGTCGTCCACCCCGCTACGATGGCACTTGGCGTGATCGTGATCCGTCAGAAGCGCCTAAGGACATCGCACCTGTCATTCGCCTCAAGGCACCGCAGTCAGGCGAGACCGTTGTCGAGGATCTGGTCCAGGGTCGTGTCGTCATTCCCAACAAGGATTTGGACGACTTTGTCATTATGCGTTCTGATGGCACACCAACATATATGCTGGCCGTCGTCGTCGACGATCATGATATGGGCATCACGCATATTATCCGCGGTGTCGATCATCTGACCAATGCCGCCAGGCAGACCCTGATTTTCCAAGCACTCGATTGGGCAGTCCCGGCCATGGCGCATATTCCGCTAATTCATGGACCGGATGGTGCAAAACTATCTAAACGCCATGGAGCAACCGGAGCCGAAGCCTATCGTGCGATGGGTTACCTCCCGCAGGCGATGCGCAACTACCTTGCACGTCTTGGATGGAGCCACGGCGACGAAGAAATCATGTCGCTCGACGACATGATAAAATGGTTTGGCTTGGACGCCGTTGGCCAGTCTGCAGCCCGTTTCGACTTCAAGAAACTTGAAAACCTCAATGGGCACTATATGCGCGCAACGCCGGACCAGGAGTTGCTGGAACACTGGAAAACCTATCTTCAGCATGCTGAAGACGGCGCATCGGTTTTGCATTGGTTGGCGTCATCCAACAACGAAAGCGTGGCGCTCGCGGCTCTGCCTGGGCTAAAGGAACGCGCCAAAACGCTTGTCGAGCTTACGTCGAGCGCCTCCTATCTCTGGCGTCAGCGCCCTCTTGATCTTGACGAAAAGGCGCTAAAGATCCTCAGCGATGAAGCAAAGACCATCTTGAAAGACCTTCATGGTGTATTGATGGAAGCCGGCGACTGGAGCGCTGAGCCACTGGAAACCTCCGTCAAAGCCTACGCAGAGCGTAAGGAATTGAAGCTTGGTAAAGTTGCACAGCCGCTGCGTGCCGCCCTCACAGGCCGTGGGACTTCTCCGGGAATATATGATGTCCTGGTCGCACTGGGCCGAGAGGAATCCTTGGCTCGAATTCAGGATCAGGCGGTCTAA